gcaaaagctagtttacaataaataaaaatcgctacacccgttcaatgaattaaataaattgttaagtaaaagtgtgaaatctactaactgacgacattctgctggaattctgctcttgccgttaaatgttcagccgcaacagctcataaacggggttgttatttgtcctttaacgcgtattatgtcatgttaccagtattttcctttccgtaaatatacagctttagttacatctttctttaaccaactctgttatgggaccgacattaacgggtgcctggtcgcatgttgtgttgattacgttaagccagcatcaatggcatcttctaagacagttcgtattaatatttttagctctatcttattaagtccatttgtgaaataatatgctattggctgattaaaatattttttatgccttttattataaaaaccaaagcgtagttagagaaaaagagtatttttaatgtgaagcaaactcttgtatctttgtatggatcatatgacacagacaaaagACCAGAGCAAAgttttacagttcttgatgatggtagagtaaaatacttgcatgaaagtttgtaacatttaggacgttttttttgaataaagacaatgtcaattttttttcctctggtgaaaatcgtcttcccttcgctttcgtaaatgttttatatttttttggaataaaccaatttgagtactgtataccgcgtgtcttcgggacctacttgtaaggcagtagatatggtccgaaaatactttagtaatatctgaaaaataaaacattaatgaatattactgttcgagcaaggaaaagtaacttgttgagtaggacatataagaagcggtacatttgtcccgtacataacgtcaaaaaggaagagtggctcaaaattatatattgtactactttaaactttatgtcgcggcagtcgcgttactcattctccgtggttaactatgGGACGAGGACAGAGggtagacaattacaataggacgttattttaaaatgaatattatggtactgcgtttcgagtcgcgagtcagaggaaagtattttgagtgttatcattacaaaatactgtaaggcgcacattaaagcgcctcgcctcagtacgcctcgcctaatttgaagtaagacattgtaccggctcaatgttaaaatgaggttactcttacaaactctttttcatgtcatgtcctacccaattctaattagtaactatacgttatcaaatataggatggtaattttgacagctccttcacatgaagtttcgtattttttcggtaaaatttactacaggtaatatcatattttattttgaagtgccactcattatcataatgaacaatcacggactatcgcaaatcgccattgaaataaaataaatcgataatataaaaatttgcatttagatttaattatattattttttgcaaatattcgagttgtttgtaatttatcacatttattggtaaataaatctataattaatatatctaaggTTTTCacgatttttaaatagttaacacaatgataactgcaagtggtgtagggtttaaaaaacataaatggaaatggcttaccaataataaatagataattcaataaaaaaaatatttatatcatctgaacataccaaataattatgcaactatcgatatcaagttttataaaagtggtaatcgataatcgaatacgttcaataacgattataccttagcctcatcattagtgtgatttgtcaaaattaacatcctaaattttaaaaagttaatttaatatgacgaaattttaaaggcagaaatatccatgattattaattatttttacgttttctttcaactgcgagaactaatcactaactagacgtgaatttaaattctttacttgccaatacttgtttagttacccagattaaaggtgaaacaaaatgtatgaatatggaccttgaggtatcgccttaagttaagattttcacaactttaagtaagatatgtatatagcattaccggtgagatatgtgcttctttcggccattaaatccatgttttcatgaaatgaatatccggtgtataatgttctgtaacataattcgatatgagagacatgaacggacagaaaagtgaaagccgagatctttagagaagattttctcgtagtgtcacgcacgttaaaagcccttcccgctagaaaaatgcctaaataacagtatcgatgcatagcactgtctattttatattcagattcacaattaaaatactatccaggggataaaagcacccagcctattttatattattgcaactttgtccgtgccaatattatacacacattataaaaaaattaaataaaattatattagtaagcactcaggctgctgttgtgctgtcgcctgtacttttagtcccaacttacatactttttttaatacggtgtCATGTATCCACGACAATATCccttttttagttacttttccaattaacaaagctaatagaaatgtttcctcatctgaattcactctattactaactgtccaaaatgcgtagccaactgtgagcccgctgcgtgaacgctacgcacccacggcttgttcgctgcacgcccgccgcgaatttacagcgaattcattatgcatttgatatatcagtgtgatatatcgtatgccgtcagtgtgatatatctaagggtacaacatctagtctaagcacttttaaggagatatataatatataagtatctgaatcagttcaacctgtaaatttcttggcgcaacatgtggaaaacatcttacctagattcaaagtgggaaatgtagttctacataaagcaccaatatataatttataacagctctcaaagtgcttatgtatatgtgtactgcaagttttttttatgtatattcttgtcctctgttaagagttttatcgagaactttaattcaaacttgaaaccttttgtcctgccaggatttccacctataactagttgctttagggacataatgtaatggtcctgaaaaataatacaataatttattaaaatataataaataataaatgatgccatgtatttataacacaatacaaatgcaaggaattagtccattagagatacagctctgaaatttgtttattcaatagtcaaaccaaaataagtatattaaaccaagatgacgtaataacgacaatcttgtctaccaacagatttttcatagtttaaaatcaaaaatgaatatcgcataattttaaggtatgcagattcccacacgtattttaaaaaagactatttaaatgagcagatttcgccatcgcggtgactaagtaaatattatgtacgattttaatgagtactatcgatattatttttataaaaatataaatgtcatttaccatcaatcgcacaaccaagataacatgagacattttgtccaaatattttatcagttccttatcgcgtgcaaaacaaataacaaagcccgggggtgaattagtaagaaggcagcggtggtccgtttgaataagcaaagttctttcattatttaggaaatcgtaatcgaacttatcgcacacaaactgcaatgggaaatttgaaaattttcaaccggaattcaaattacggaaacaaggcgatattgccacttaatgcaataaatattttaacatgcttatgagaaaatagatatgtaatttattggaaactagaataaaatttaaaaagtatgcgttgttttatttataattgtattaataaaatggaaaaattaaattaagcttcagttgtcatattacaacaaaaggagaactttaatattttaccatttaataacaatcatcagatattgtagcaactcgtttgaaattgtgtcagacgacttgccacaatctctgtcattgtgtcagtcaattttttatcgtatttcgttcggaattttcattaatgcatattttttttaattaattaaaatagcctctgacatttgtttttatgtttttccttatctaatttaattacgtacataattattttataaatagggataaaaggcacgattagtgttttgaaaacttatttccagtgtcatctaactgaaagtatcttacaacaaaattaatttgaggttagaccaaaaacaaatagagtgactgtttgagagtgacatacccctgTCTGAAAGATTTTTCATGAGAATGAATGAATTGAACGAATGGTTTCAGAAATGTCATGTTGGCAGAAGACACCTCATTCTTGTTTACGAAGATAGCAATAGGAAGAAAAagttttgaatattgttttaaataatgacgaaaatatttgttggtCAACAACTTGATTTTCGTTACGTTTTATTAGAATTGTTgagatgtaaaaataataaataaatatactcttCCTTATCGTATAATATAGACATCCTACCCACTACATAAAATACTATGTAGGTAGGTAATTATAGGCATATTATAGGCATTCTTGAAGATAGCATCACAACGTGTATGATATTTCCATCTTATCACGTACCTATTGTGTGACTGGATTATGACATtcgtaaacaaaactaataattgaAATTCTGACTTAcatgtttattgataaataattcataCTGATAAAATATTCCTATCAGAAAGAAAACTATGTTgcaactgtaaataaataagcaaattGGGAATGATACTAATCTTGAGATTATATAATCAAAGATGTTTGAaccatattgttatttatagatttagtaTAATGAACGTTTTAATTCAAatcattaataacattatatcattgttattaacggTAATTTTTCATTCATCCTAGTTaatcctttttttaatttcaaacatcAGATACTGGTTAGAAATCACAGAATAAATACTACCATAGAAacatcaaaatagttttaattcgacaaaatacaaatacattgtCAACACAACAACCATCCATACATCCTACACACCTAGAAAATATCATTTTGATACTTGGAGCACTACACAGTCATTTAATATGGGGTACATCGAAACACAGCTAATTAtgatagaaatttaaaagagaAGAAAAATGCTACTAAAAGTTCAACTCAATTTTGCCTACTTAGTACATCTTCACTGCAACACTCACTAAGCATGGTGATTACATTCAACTCAGTGAGAAATCATTTCACTACTGTATTCCCATTTACTGTGCAAGTGCAAGTAATCATACTCATTTCATATATTAAACTTACATGGATTATCTGGTTTCAtacaatatctatttaataaaaaaaaaaaataggaaattatatatataatttaccaATCTAACATTTATACAAGAAACTTAACATTTTCACCATGATTTATTTCATCAGTGATATGGCAATATCAAGTATTTGTAACTTTAGTACTTTTATACCATATTTTGGGGGTAAATATAGCAATATTACAGGAAAACCATCCTAGATAATATCTGAAACCAGATAACACATTACTAATTAGCTAGTTTTCATAGTCTTATTTCTTCCTTCGTGTCCTGACAACTGTCCACCCTGGTTCCACATCCTCATCCATTGGTTCCGACTCTTGACGAGGATTGGAAGATGATGCTTCATCACCATTCATTGCATTCTCTGGTTCACCTTCATCACTGCTGCTTGTTGTGTCATCATCAGGGTTGCCATGACACTGGAATTGATAGTAGTTAATAGGCCTACaatctatttatatacaaataattaaaaaaactaactaCAACAGATATATCAGTGataatattcattgttttatataaatttcattgagATTCTACAAattaaagcgataattcaagtagtgataaaaaattaataaaatatgaataaaaaaacttgtttgGTTCTTCAACCTTTTCAATGATAATATCAATAACTCACTTGTGGAGGTACAGATTCATGTATGGGCTGACTAAGCCACTTCTGACATTTTGGCATGGCTTCAATTCTTGCTCTCAATTCGTCATGTCTGCCATCTTTTAGGAGTTCAAGATATAAAAGCAGTAGTGTTGCCACCTCTGAAAAATCATATGATTACAGTAAGTATACGCACATATGTAGCTCACAAGCCTTTCGCACacatattatgaatttttattacttggaaacatttatataaattcacttttaataaaaaatttctaatcacttcttttttaattttactctattactattaattaaCCAACCTTTAGGTGAGTTATCATGGCACACTGTATCAAACTCCTCGTCCATCAGATCCTCTATAACTTCAGCCAGTTCATCTTTATCCACTACATTTTCCACGCAGTACCTTGCTATGTACACTGACATTAGCTGCTgtctgtaacataaaatatgtcaattataaaaatatcattgacttatttattcatacattttataggATTAGAAGGAATTATGAATGGATGTTGCACTGCTAGGATTTTGTAGTGTATAAGCACTGGTAGTAGATGCTTGTAAAAATCAACTTGTTGAGGGGGTAGAGCCACAAATATATatgattaagtatatattattggatgtttagaatatttaaaattacgcatatttacttttaaaacaatgaaatgtGGATTTCCATGCAAATACTAGCAATTTGCTGTAAAAGACTAACATTATTCTATTtagtaattgaaaataaaatatttattacttaaaatatgcacaatggtttttattttcaaaagtttatttatatttaattcatttttatgttcTATGACTAGAACACGATATTGTTCAAAATATCACACCTTTTCACCGCCGGGAGCGCCCATTCCATGTTCAACAGCAAGTTGAAGGGCAGTCCAGTTGTTAAGAACTAAATCCACAATAGGTTTAAAGTCGTCATAAAGCATTTTGACTGTTTTATTATCTCAAAACAAAAACCTaatttaaaccaaatatttaCGATCGCACATTTTCTAacctattacattttttttagaaaaataatcgaTGACGTTTTGTGGCATACGTCTAAATTGCGATGCGATTCGTTCAggaatataattcaatttatgttacgacctatattaattattatatataaattattattacacctTCTTTTTACATAGTTTATTGTCCCATTTATGTGTAATACAAGCTTGtatgctattattttattttttggaagGTATGTAATATCaaagatattattttgattCTGTTGAATTATCTATGGCTTTATTCGTTCCGTTTAGTTCCATTCATTCAATCGTAGTGACATTATGGCAgtcaaaaatcaaataattttgtaaacaatcTGCGATCGGAATATTGCAATTTAGATATTTCACggtaaaatgaataattaccCCTGATCGTTGTACGACCACAATATAATTAACGATGTCTGAAGATATAAAAGTTACGTTTATTATACCGAATGATTGTGAAAGTGAGAATGAATGCTCGGAGGACATGCAACTGGCTTTTGTCGTAAGTATCCAAAGAAAACATatatgcaattatttattagtgaaaACATCATATTTAGGTAAtgcatgttatttttaaaaaggttcCTCTTTcctgaatatataataaattcatcCTAAAATTTTACCGCGCTTATGATGTCTGGTATGCTGTTTACGtcaaatataagttataacctCAGTTATATACtgtatatatactataaaaaaaaacaaaataaaaagcagTATAAAGTTTTAAGTAGTTCTACAAGACGAACATGCTTCTAATATgtaagaacataaaaaatacacaaaatattataaataaaacctatttattttgatataagtataaatatatagatgttTGAGATGACAAATGTTTGTTGTCAACAACACttttcctttccattatcatagccacatgaagtccatgctgaacattaaaatacaacacCGTTTTATGaacttattttgataatatatattgaaatacctTGCAATAAGCTTACCTACCTTCTTTAGAGAGTAGGGATAGAAATCACATCTTCAcaagttataaaattgtaacagttCAATGTCTGTGTATAAtggatattgaaaaaaaaacgaagtCTTTATTAGAGTAACCAAAgataaaataacagtttttacaatattttctgtctgtctgtatgtttataCAATTATCACACAATACTACTGCATGGAAAGAAATACTGTGTCACTGATGCATTGCTATAAGTCTAACTAAAAATAAAGACTccattttatcctgggaaaatataaaacaggatTTTCATCTTGGAAAAACTAGCATGCAGGCAATCACAAATACTACTACAAAAGAGACCCATATTCCTTCAGATGTTACTCACACTATTTGAAGGTGACTCAAAcatcaatacaataaaacattggAAATGGTGTTTGTTTCTTGGATTAATATCAACATGTTCTAAATTGGTTTGTAGACATGTGAGCAGCATAAAGGCAGTGGTCTTCATGCCAAATGGGTGAAGGAGTCCCAATGGAAGAAATTCGAAGGACTCTCTAAGAGGGATGTGTTTGTCCTGTCTGAGTTTGAAGGGGAACTGTTTCAGAGGCTAAGGGCTACTAAATGCCTGTAAGTATTCACATATCATTGGAAATGTAGAAAATATTCAGAAGTTAGAGACAAGAATGATTTGTTTGTTAGAATTTTAATGTACAATAACTATTTAACAAAGTGGTAAATTGAAAAGGCATGTGCTGTAGATTTTGTACATACCTGTTGATCTTAGCTACACAATTATATGTAGAGAAATTGCTGTTGACACAATCTGATTTCAGaacaaataaaccaaaatattattttaaaataacctcTTTCCTACTATACACCTGAACATACTCTTTGAGCATACATTTTAAGTggacttattataataaataattatttcatcatGATATAACATTGGCGTTAAGCTGTcccccaatcacatcatgggacggaaatcactcggcgaaaagtgggtgccttagttgcaccagtgcataccccttcagggataaatttGTGATGTGTTTTGATTAACCTTAATGATCTGttgtttctattattattatatgcctctaatttttgtatttaaggTTAGTGGGTCCCCGTTGTCTGTCATGCTGTTTGACGGAAGGCATGCCAATACCATCTGGCCCAGAGCCTGTGTACACGGTGGCCATGAGAGGCTTAGTGGTCACCGCCAGTGGTTTGACTAAAGACAAGAAGGTTTGTAATATTGACCAACACCTCTCTCACTCTCTGTTACAAGGTTCCATGTCATATTAGATgagcaaattaaataatttatatcacatgattctaagatgttttcagtgaaaatttccaataatctcAAATGTTAAAAACATGAATTGttgtctattttaatttttgccaacaaaaaaaatgtcaattttGTCTTTTTAACATGAGTGACAATTTAACAAaggaccttgtaataatgagccaGTGACTTATGTGTTTGAACGATATTAATAGATGTTCaatcataaaatacttttgattgtgagtttttgtaatgttaataattttctctttttttcctTTATGATGAACTGTATATTTTTAGGAAATCATAAAAATCAAAGTGCACTGGATGGGTGGAACATATAACACAGTTTTGACAGATGAAACAACACATTTAATATCTGATACTGTGTTATCTGTGAAGTATGTGGTAAGtggaattattgtaatatttcatacaatGCGATGTTTATGCCAAAATTTGCGAGGTATTGCTAGGCttgttttgtttcataataaaactggTAAATGAAAACGAGACTTTTATCTTACAAATAGCTTTTGCCTCGCTATAAGCCCCTTCTGAAAAcggttttccaggataaaaagtagcctataaaaaaacaaaatcggtttattaTTTCCTAAGATTAGCAAGTTCCactaaacaaactctttagttttatatattagtatagacaaTTTATATCATTTAACTATCCCTATTCCAGAGATCAGTAGAAATAGGCATTCCAGTAATGTCCGAGACATGGGTAGACGCGGTATGGGAGGCAGCCCTTCGCCTAAACGTTAGCGGAGCTTCTTCGGACTTCAACAACTACCGTCTACCACCATTTGCTAACTTGGAGGTGACCACGTCAGGAATACCTAAGAGAGACAAGCAGATGATAATGAAGCTAGTCAATCAGCATGGTGGCAAGTTCTCAGGAGCATTTCAGAGTGAGACTACCGATGTGGTGGTATTGACAAAGTGAGTTTGTTTATGTTAGAAATA
This window of the Manduca sexta isolate Smith_Timp_Sample1 unplaced genomic scaffold, JHU_Msex_v1.0 HiC_scaffold_2478, whole genome shotgun sequence genome carries:
- the LOC119192200 gene encoding uncharacterized protein LOC119192200, giving the protein MLYDDFKPIVDLVLNNWTALQLAVEHGMGAPGGEKVQQLMSVYIARYCVENVVDKDELAEVIEDLMDEEFDTVCHDNSPKEVATLLLLYLELLKDGRHDELRARIEAMPKCQKWLSQPIHESVPPQCHGNPDDDTTSSSDEGEPENAMNGDEASSSNPRQESEPMDEDVEPGWTVVRTRRKK